CAAGCGCGGTGAGCGAACAACTCTGGATGCCGTGGTTATGTTCTCTGATCTGCGAGGCTTTACGGCACTTTCCGAAACCTCTTCGGAAGAAGAAGTCTTCGACACGCTCAGCGACTATTTTGATCTGGTGGTCAAAGCCGTAGAAGACAACGGTGGAGACGTCCTCAAGTTCATGGGTGATGGCATCCTGTCGATCTTCACTGTTGAAGCTCAAAAAAACCATGCCGACCGTTGCAGAATGGCGGCTCTTGCAGCGCAGAGTGTGCTGAGTGGTTTGGAAGTTCTCAACACTAGACGAGACGAGTTCCAAAAACCGCCCTTGGACATTGGAATTGGGATCAACGTTGGGCAGGTCAGCTACGGTAACATCGGCAGCCCCGGCAGGCTTGATTTTACGGTTTTGGGCGGTGCGGTGAACGTCGCAAGCCGAATTGAAAACTTAACAAAATCAATTGGTCAGAGAGTGTTGGCGACGGTAGCCATTGCAAGTGCTGCACCGAACATGTTCGTTAGCTGTGGGGATCACGAAATACGTGGCCTTGCTCAGCCTATCGAGCTGTTCTTTCTCACAGAAGGGGCGCAATAATCAGGTATAGTTTTTTGAAACATCATACCTTTCCGGGAGCATCCAGAGTGTTTGCAAGAACCATAGCATTCCTGATTTTCGCTGGGACTGTTCCGGCTATTGCATTACAGCTTCGCGAAACTGGGCGCTACGAGCTCAACCAACCCGCAAGCCTTGACTATGATCCAACGTTTTGCGGTTTGTGGATCGCAAATGAAGGGCCCGAAGCAATTCTCGTTACATTGCAAGGCGATGAATTGCGCCGAATATCCAGCGATCTCTTTCGGATCAAAGCAATTGCTGTTGAAGGGGATCACTTGTTGCTGGGTGATGGTCTCGGCAGTCTTCAACGTGTCACCAAGGATGGATCACGCCTAGGAGCGCCTTTCGAGTTGGAAGGTGGGTTCGCGGATACCGAAGGCATCGCGATCAATGCCCAGGGGCAGATCGTGACCGTAGAAGATGACCCGGAACGGTTGTCGTGGTTCACTTCAGAGGGTGCTTTGACGGCGAGGTTGGATACCATGAAGCTCTCTCCGCCCTTGAGCGAGGCGCAGGGCATCGCGATTGACCCGCGTACCGGCCACATGCTGATAGTTGACGACTGGGAAGGGTCAAACAGCCTGTATGAGTTCACGGCAGGTGGCCAACTTCTCGCCCAGCAAAGCTTGTTGGAATTCGGAACCGACCCAGAAGGCATCGCCATTAGGCCGGGATCCAACCAACTGTTCGTGGCATTTGATGGTGGCGCAAAGATTGTGACATTTGACTACACGCCCACCTTGCCAGAAGGATCACCGCCGCTGCCGCCGGGCGCGGATTGTATGATGTTCTGAGAGCTTTTCTGTTTGCTTGGGCCGACGCAGGTTTCCGCTAGTCGCGCTCACTGTCCAAGGTTTCGCGTATGAGCGTCAGATTAGGCAGCGATTCATGGAACGGTTCAGGCCCGAGTTCGGACAAAACCGGACCAAGAGCTGTCGACATCCGATCCATACAAGTTTTCAGAAACTCTGCGCCATGCGGCGTCGACCGGACAATTTTCGAACGCTTGTCCTTTGGGTTGGTCTCAAGAGTAATCAAGGTATGATTTTCAAGGCTGGCGAGCATATGCGTCATCGAAGTCTTGGGCACCTGAAACGCGTTTGAGAGTTGCAGTGGGGTTTCGCCTTCGGGACGCCGGACCAGGTGGCCCAATATACCAAATTGGGTTGCGGTCATTCTTCCAGGTAAGAACGCCTCAAGCTTGGTCGAGATCAACTGATTGATGATCCCGACCTCGGTGAAGAACCGGTAGACTTCGTTGGTCTCATCTTCAGGCTTCATTCAGAATTCGTGTCTCCAGCGGCCAGCGGGGTGTGGCAATCGGTTCAGGCCCATACCCCAAACGCAACAACATTTGCACCGTGTGGCCCGGTGACGCAAGAAGCTCATGCGCGAGAACGTATTCATCGGCCATCTCAGGATACTCCTGAAGGGCCTGACTGACCGGATGTACGCCCAGGCCCATTTCGGTTGTCTTCAAGTAAAACCGCATCAATTGACGACCGGCATCAAGTTGATCGCTTCGCGTGTTTGTGGCTGTCGTGAGGACTGCGTATTGCGGCGTCGCGTCGAGCATGGCGAAGTAGCCTCGCATGTGTGACTGAGTGCCTGGGTGGTCAACGTTCATCAGGGTTTCATTGTCCAATAGGCCGGTAAGTCGCAACGTTTCCAGCATGGGATCGCGTAATTCAATCCCGTCCGGGTTGGCGTTGATTTCTGCTTTCCCGATCCGCATCAGGTCGACGGATTCTTTCAAGGTCTGCGGGGTTCGCATTTCGATTTCGAAAGCGCGTTTCGTGAGGTCTCGAATACGGGTCACCAAATCTTCATCGGTAATCAGGGTGGCGTAGTTTTCAAGGACCGACACTTCCGTCTCGGACAGCCGCTGTTCAGTGTACGGTTCCTTGTTTGAATGTCGGTTGAGGATTTGATCTGAGAGTGGATCGGGTGCTCCGCCAGGAACGAACACTGCTTCTGCGATGGGTCCGTCATCTCCATCGGGCAGTAACGTGACCTCGGTATCAAATCCCTGCGCACCTGCTGCCAGTACCATCGTCTCAACAAATGCACCGAGACCAATATAGAGCTGGCGGTGGTAAGGATCGGTTTCCGGAAGCTCGCGATCAGGATCACGGTGGATGCGCACCTTGTCTTGCCCAACGAACTCGACCAGCCAAGGTTGCAAGTTGTGTGGATTGGGGGCGAGAATCGCGTAGGACAAAGCAGCCTTGCGTGGGTCGTTATACGGTTTTGGCGTCCACGGAGCCAACGCTTCATGCGGCGTGCGTGTAGCGAGGAACGCGACCGCGCCCGTTGCCGCCAGAATTGTGCCTCCGCCTAGAATCTTGAGAAAACGTCTTCGATTTGGCATCTTGAGTCTCCGCTAGTACGATATCGAACTAAATTAATTCGAAATCGTACTATTACAACCCCAATTGATGCAGTGATTGGTTGAGTGACCATGAAAAAAGAATATTAGAGCCGCCGGACGCAACCGCCGATTACCGCGGTGGACAAGTACTCGGAGCGCCTTTGGTGCCGAAAAGAAGCAGTTATTTTAGTTGATTAACGACTGGATGCGAGAAGATCAGAGGCTGTTGAGTCGGTGCTTCTCGAGTATCCCGCAAAGCATAGCCTGCGCTTGCAGCCTGTGCTCTCGATGACGTTCACGGGCAACACCCGGTCGACCTTCACTAATCGCTTGAAAAACAACCCGGTGATCTTCATTGGATTTGACGGGTAGGGGCCTGATGAACAACGTCGTTGCGCGTGCGCGGCGCACCTGGTCGCTCATCATTGCAACAATCGCTTCGACCCGTTTGTTGCCGCCCAACCGAACGAGTTCCTGATGAAACAACTCGTCGGCCTCGGCCCAGGCTTCAAGGTCTTCGGCTTCGATGGCTTGATCCATCTTTGCAATTGATCCAGCAAGGACCGCCAGTTCATCTTCGGAATAGCCCGCTTCGGCAGCGCGCTGTGCTGCGAGACTCTCGAGTTCCGTCAGTATGTCGTAGATTTCACGCATATCATCTGATGAAACAGGCAGTATTCGCACGCCCTTTCGGGGCCGCATTTCAAGCAAGCCCTTACTTTCCAACATCAGCGCAGCTTCCCGTATCGGGGTGCGGGACATTCCAAGGGTTTCCGCGAGTTCCGATTCCAGATGGTCAGTTCCGGCTGCAAGTTCGCCGGACAGGATCATCTGTCGCAAATCCCTAACAGCGCGTTGCGTATTGGAAAGAGTTTTTGCGTCCTGATCCTTCACGGCGTCTCCAGGTTGATCTTTCGTCCCTCCGCAGCCGAGAGATAGATGCTCTCTTCGATGCGGATCACGTCCAAATAGTTTCGAGCCGTGTTTTCCAGCGGCGTACCCTTTACAAGGCCTGAAACGACGTGACTTTGCAAGGCGTGGACGCAGTCTCCTCCAAAACCATCATGATCGCTTGGAGGTAGAATCTGCTGTCGCTCCTGTTTTCCAAAACCGCGGAGTTCTACTGAGCCGTCGCCGTAAAGAACTAGTGATCCTTCCGTTCCTTCGATGAGAGCTTCGCCCATGGTTTGGCGCAGGTTTTCGGCACTGTGGTCAAGGCATCTGTTGCCATCGAACAGAGCTTTCAAACCGTTGGGGTGGTCAAACAGGATGTAACCTGCATCCTCGCCCGAGATAACGGGGTTAACTTGGCGCAAGTCCGCATAAACTGCACTGGGCGCATCGAATAAAAATCGGAATGTGTCGACCCAGTGAACCGCTGTTTCATGAACGAGGAAACGCGGCATTTCCTGAAAGTACGGCTGCCGGTCAAGGTAGGCTCGTGGTCCCTGTCCGTCGCCGGGCCGAAGCCGGAAAGTCGCTTGTAGCGGTGTCCCAATTCGACCCTCGACCATCGCCTGTTTGATTGCGCGATACCAGGGCTGAAAGCGAAAATTCTCATGCACGACAATAGTTGCGCCTTCCAATTCAGCCTCGGAGACGATCTTCTCCGCTTCGTCTAGAGACAGGCAAAATGGCTTTTGGCAGATCAAGCACTTTATTCCGGAGCGCAGTGCTGTTCGGATGGCGTCGGCCTGCGCCACTGGTGGTAGGATGATGTCCACGAGATCAGGTTCTTCGATCTCCAACATTTTCGACAAATCGTCGTAAGCCGTCAGTCCTGTTTCTTTCGCCTTGTTGATATCACGGTTGCAGGATGCAATCGGAACCGCTCCGGGCATTCGGGACCAGCTTTCGTAGTGAAACTTGCTGAAATACCCTGCACCCACACACGCGACTCTGATGGTTTTTCGAGTATTCATGCCCGAAATGCTTCCAATACCGATGAGGCTGCGTCCTGCGTTCCGGCGGTGCCACCTAGGTCACGCGTCAGGTTCTGTCCGTTTGCAGTCACCTTTTCCACGGCTTCACGCAACCGTTCGCCGTCTTTGGACAGGCCTGGGTTATCATGGGTCAACCCCAACCATTCAAGCATCATTGCTGCGGACAGGATCATCGCAAAAGGATTGGCTACACCCTGTCCTGCAATGTCTGGAGCGGAACCATGGCAGGGTTGGAATACAGCGTGATTCAACCCGATATCCGCTGACGGAGCCAGTCCAAGACCGCCCATAAGACCTGCACCAAGGTCGGAGAGGATGTCTCCGAACATGTTCTCGGTCACCAAGACATCAAACTCCCAAGGTTTTTGGACCATCCACAGTGCGGTGGCATCAACATAAGCATGGTCTGCCTGCAAATCGGGATGGTGGGCGGCTTCTGCATCAAACATCGATCTGAAGAATGCAAAGGCGCGGAATACATTGGCTTTGTCGACACATGTAACTCGACCCTGACCGCGCCCGGTTCTTTTGCGGTTCTGGGCGAGTTCAAACGCGAAACGGAACAGTTTTTCGGACACCTCACGAGTAATCAGCAGAGTTTCACGTGCTTCGTGTTCGGTAACTTCTCCAGCGCCTTGAGTGAAGAACAGTCCTTCTGTGCTTTCGCGTATCAAGACAAAGTCGACCTCTTTTCCGGGAGGCAGCGCCAAGGGGGTCATTTGTCCGCTTCTTACCTTTACTGGACGTACACCAGCGAAAAGTCCCAGCTGCTTTCGCAGATCAATCTGCGGTGAAATCTCGGTTCCGTCAGGATATCGAACATCCGGCAAGCCCATTGCAGACAGCAAAATCGCGTCAGCGTCGCGCGCAGTTTCGAGTGATCCAACCGGAAACGATTCTCCAGTTTTGGCGTAGTGGCCTGCGCCTGCCGGAGCGTCTGTAAACACCAGTTCGTAGGAAGGACTGCCGCGCGAGAGCTGACGCAGGATTTCAAGCGTAGGGGCCATAATTTCAGGGCCGATCCCGTCGCCGTGGAAAACTGCCACATCATAATTCTTTTTCATCTTAGCCCGCTTCCTTCCCGTTTCGCATTCATAGCGCGATAGCAGCTTTCACTACAGTCCGTTGACAATGCATTCTTTAATGTATACGCAAATAAATGCAATAATAAACGCGAAGCTGTTTGGGAGGACTTGGAAATGAAACTAAAGCTAGGGCGGTTGGCGGCCGCAGCCGTGATGGCGACTGGGATTGCAGGCGCAGCTGCTGCGCAGGATTATCCCTATCGCGATATCACTACAGCTGTGGTCTGGGGGGCCGGAGGTGGCACAGATACGATCAACCGAATGATCATGGCCGAGATGGAAAAACACCTTCCGGTTTCGATCAATGTGATCAATCAAACAGGTGGTGTCGCAGGCTCCAACGGGATGGTCTATGTCATGAATCAACCAGACGATGGTTATACACTGGTTGGTCTGTCAGAGTCGAACGTCACCGCTGCTGTGCAAGGTGGTTGGGATAAGAAATTTGATTTTTGGTATCCGTTCATCGTTGGCGGATCACCTGATCTGATCTCGGTTCCGGCGGAGAGTCCTTACAATACTCTGGAAGAACTGGTCGACGCTGCGAAAGCTGCTCCTGGCACTATTCCAGCGGCGGCTTCCGGCGCAGGTTCGATCCACCACTTGAACCTTCTGGCCATCGAAAAAGGGTCCGGTGCAGAGTTCAAGTTTGTTCCATACAAAGGCTCAGCGCCAGGGCAGGAAGCAGCGATAGCGGGTGAAGTTGCGTTGGTTGTGACTTCTCTAGCTGAACAGGCCCCGTTGATCGAAGGCGGTCAACTTAAACCGCTCGCGATGTTGACGCCCGAAGATGCGCAGATTGCAGGAGTTACGGTGCCATCTGCCTTTGGCATCTATGACGGTCTCGACCAATATTTGCCGCTCAAACAGGCCATCGGTTTTGCAGTTCACAGTTCAGCCGGGGACGACGTAAAGGCCGCGCTTGGTTATGCCTTCGAGCAAGCGATTGCCTCCGACACCGTCGCGGAATGGGCCTCTGCAAACAATTATGATGTCGGTGGTCAACACGGCGAAGAAGCTCAAGAGCTGTTTGCGAACCTCGAAGCTACCTTTGCCTATACCTTGCAAGATTTGGGCGCTGCCACTGTCGATCCGGCGTCGCTGGGTATCGAGAAGCCATAATCCGATCACTTTTGAAAGGGCGCGCCTGATCGCGCCCTTTCCCAAAGGAGGCAGGTAATGGAAAAACCTGACGAAACACTGATCATGCGCGCGCGCGATTTCTGGGCATCGATTGGTCTGATAGCAATTTCCACCTTTTTCCTTTGGAAGACGTCGGACATCCCGCTTTGGGGTGAAAACCGCGCAGGTGTGAGTGGATCCGATTGGTACAACTCGGCTGCAATTGTACCGCTGTTCATCTTCGGTGGATTGCTTGTGTTGTCCTTCGTCTTACTAGCCATTTCGATCCGCTCAGGTGGAGCCCAAAACGCGCTTAGTGCTTTGGGTATCGGATGGAACAAGTCGGAAGCCTTTCGAGCTTCAACAATCGGCCTTATCCTTCTTGCATATGTCGTCGGACTGGTCCCCAGAGTGGACTTCATTCTGTGTTCCGGGTTGCTAATTACAGCTTTGACGTACGGCTACTACGGTGGCCATGCTCGACGCGCTTTGGTGGCCTGTATCGCAGTTGTCACTGCTGGACTATTTGCGTTTGCTGTTTTTCCCACGCAGGCGGACTGGAACGCACACCGGGATGATTGGTTCACACTGATCCTGTGGGTCGCATTGACGCTGTTGGTGCTGGCCAATGCGACTACTGAACGCGTTTTGCGGTACGTTCCATTGGTGGCAATACTTGCCCCGCTCATCCTTGTTTGCGCGATGGCCTTTGTTTTCCGGCAGAACGTGCCCGCGCGCGGCGGGCTGATCTTCAAGCAAATCGAATACCACTACTACGTGACGCTTCGTCCGTTATGGAAAGACTGACCGGATGGACTTTATCCTTTCGCAACTGGCTGGGTTTGGGACCGCATTCGTGGGCCTGGCAGTGGACCCGCTGACCTATCTGTATTTGATCGCATCCGTGTTCCTGGGCATCACGTTCGGCGCATTGCCCGGCCTTACGGCAACGCTGGCGGTGACGATCCTGACGGGTTTCTTCGGCAACAAAATCCCGCTCGACTATTCGCTCATCGCTTTGCTCGGGGCCTATGTCGGCGCGATTTACGGGGGGTCTTACCCGTCTATTCTACTGAACATTCCGGGCACAGCAGCCAGCGCGGCAACAGCCATGGATGGTTACCCTCTGGCCAAAGCGGGCAGAGGGGGCGAAGCACTTGGGCTGACCACGACGGCCAGTTTCATTGGCACAGTTATCGGAACCATCACGCTTTTGATTTTTGTCTGGGCGCTGCTTTTGGTTTCAAAGAACATCGCAAGCCCGGAGAAAGCCTTACTGGCCCTGTTCGGCATTCTGCTTTCTGGCACTTTGATGAGCGAAGACCTGGTGATTAAGGGATGGATCGCCGGTCTAATCGGGCTTGCGATGTCCATGGTCGGGCTCGACCCTCTTTTGTCTGAACCGCGCTATACTTTCGGCTGGTCTTACTTGATGAGCGGGTTTCAGGTCGTGCCAGTCCTGATGGGAGCCTTTGCCATTCCCCAAATTATCGACGGTTTGAGGCACGTTGAGGCCGGGAAAGTTCTGGCCCTGAAAGGCCGCATTCTTCCGAACCTTCGGTCTATTCGGCGCTACCTGCCGACCATTGGCCGGTCAGGCGTTATCGGGACAGGGGTAGGAGCACTTCCCGGAGTTGGCGAAGATGTCGCCGGTTGGGTCAGCTACGGTGTCGGTAAGACTGTCTCTGCCGAGGGCAACAAGTTTGGCAAAGGGTCATTGGAAGGCCTGCTGTGCTCCGAGACTGCAAATAACGCCTGTATTGGCGGAGCGCTAATCCCACTTTTGGTGTTGGGTATTCCCGGCTCACCACCTGCGGCCGCTTTGATGGGAGCTTTCAAAATCAACAACGTGATTCCCGGCCCGACGATTGATCCCGAGATCATTCTGCGCGTGGTTGCGATCCTGGTTCTGGCCTCGCTCACGATGTTCCTGATGGGGCTTTTCACCGCTCGGGTATTTATCAAAATCCTTGCCATCCCCCAGACCATCTTTTTGCCCGTCGTTATGGTTCTGACAACAATTGGATCTTTCAGCGTTGGCGGGGGCATCAATGATCTCTACCTGATGCTCGGCGTCGGTGCCGTTGCCTATTTCATGAACCTGATGAAGTACCCAATCGCGCCGTTGGTGATCGGGGTTATTCTGGGCAGCCTGTTTGACGAAACCTTCCGTCGGTCGCTGTTCTTGTCGGACGGGGATCTTTCGGTCTTTTTTTCACGACCTGGTGCGGCCATTCTGCTGGTGCTCAACATTGGTCTGATCCTCAGCCAACTGCCTGTCGCAAAGCGCGCTTTCTCACGTCTGAAAGGACTTTCTGTCTGATGTTTGTAGTCACTGTCACTTTCACTCTCAAACCCGGTAGGAGAAGCGCTTTCTTGCCGCTGATGGTAGAAAACGCTTCAACTTCTTTGCGTGGAGAACCCGGGTGCCAGCAGTTTGACGTTTGCCTCGGCGACGATCCCGAGACAGTTTTTCTCTATGAGGTTTATGATGACAGCATGGCGTTCTCTGCCCACCTAGAAAGCGCGCATTTTCAGTCCTTTGATACGGCAGTGGCTGATATGATCGCCACCAAGGTGGTTCACCAGTATTCCAAGGTTATTCGATGAACGATTGGGAAATCCACGCTGTGAAATACGCGGATCGCAACGCCCGGACGCGCGCTGATAGTTTCATTATCGATGATAATCATGACGCGCCTCATGCGATGGATTATTTCGTTTGGGTGCTCAAACGCGGCAACAAAGTCATTCTGGTCGATACCGGTTACGACTCCGATGAGGCCGCCGCTCGTGGCCGCCCAATCGCGATGGACCCTCGCGAAGCTTTGCGGCCTCTAGACATCGCGCCGGAAGCGGTGACTGAGGTCATCGTGACCCACCTTCATTATGACCATGCAGGGGGGCTGCACATGTTCCCGAATGCTAAGTTGCACATGCAATCGGCGGAAATGGCCTTCGCTACAGGTCCCTGCATGTGCCATGACCATCTGCGTGCACCTTTCACGGCTGACCATGTCTGCGAGGTCGTAAAGCGTCTCTATTCAGGCCAGGTCATATTCTACGACGGAGAAGCCGAGATTGCAGATGGGGTTACGGTACACTGCATCGGTGGGCATTCGCGCGGGTTGCAATGTGTTCGCGTAAGAACGGCAGCCGGGTGGATGGTGCTCGCCTCTGATGCCTCGCATTACTACGAGAATTTCATGGCGCGCAAAGCCTTTCCCATCGTCGTCGATTTGCAGGACATGATGGATGGTTTCGAGACACTCGAGAGGTTGGCTTCGCATCCTCGACTTATCGTGCCCGGCCATGATCCACTTGTGCGTGAGATTTTTCCCGTCGGTGCTGCACCGCACATCCATAGGCTGGATCCAGGGCCGATGCGGGACATTGAACTATGAAAATCGGTGTCATAGCGGACGACTTCACTGGTGCGAGTGATATTGCGAACACCTTGGCGAAGGGCGTTGAGCCGGAGGGTGGATTACGAACGGCACAGTTCCCAAGTATTCCAACGACCCCAGCCGACGATGAGATCGAAGCGGGTGTGATCTCACTCAAGAGCCGCACCGCACCGACTGAGGAAGCGGTAGCGGACAGCTTGCGGGCCCTGCGGTGGCTTAAGGATCAAGGATGCAAGCAGTTCATCTTCAAGTATTGCTCCACCTTTGATTCCACGATGGAGGGAAATATCGGTCCCGTTGCGGAAGCGTTGGCCAAAGAACTGGGCGCGCAAAAAGTGATTTTCTGCCCGACCTTTCCGACCACGGGTCGCACTGTTTATCACGGCCATCTTTTTGTGCTCGGCAAGCCGTTGAACGAGTCCGGGATGGAAAACCACCCACTTACTCCGATGACGGATGCCAACATCAGGCGATGGTTGCAGCATCAGACCGAAGAAGAAGTTGGGTTGGTGCCAGTTGACACCGTGAAGCAAGGATCGGAGGCGATTACTGCTGCTTTGCAGAACGCCGACGAACGCTTTGTGATCGGCGACGCGATTTCGGATGAAGATTTGTTGGCCTGGGGCGAAGCTCTAAAGGATGCCAAACTGATTACCGGAGGATCTGGGATAGCACTGGGGCTACCCAGAAACGTCCTGAGAGAGACTTCGTCCCAAAATACTGGCGATGCAATCTCTGGTATCGCAGGGTCTGCCGCGATACTTGCAGGATCATGTTCAGGTGCGACACGCGGGCAGATCGATGTTCATGCGGAATTCAATCCAACCTTCGCCATTGATGTTCCAGCCGTCATGTCCGGGGATGTGAACACGCAAACGCTTCTGGATTTCTTTGAAAAGCATTCAGGTGAGACCCCCCTCGCTTACTCATCAGGAAGCCCGGAAGAGGTGCGCGCGATCCAAAGTCAATTCGGTCAGGAAGCTGTGGCGGAAAAGCTGGACAATCTCTTTGCTGAAACTGCCCGAGAACTTGTCCAAACGGGCTATAAGCGCCTTGTCGTTGCCGGAGGGGAGACGTCGGGAGCTGTCGCCAAGGTCGTATCTGAGGCACTGGGGTCTCCTGCCATGTCAATTGGTCCAGAGATCGACCCGGGCGTACCTGTCCTGAGCGTCGGAAAAACTGAACCCATTGCGCTGGCTCTAAAATCTGGAAACTTTGGCGCTCCGGACTTTTTCGCGAAGGCGCTCAGAATGATGGAGGCAGGCAAATGAGTTCGGATGAATCGGCTTTGCGGCAGCAGATGTCAGAGCTATGCGCCTCGCTGTTTGTGCGTGGATTTTCCGTCGGCACTGCGGGCAATGTCTCGGCACATCTTGATGACGGGATCCTCATGACACCAACCAACTCCACCTTGGGGAATATCGATCCCGAGCGCATCGCCAAGATTGATTTGGATGGGCACCACGTCTCCGGCGACAAGCCGACCAAGGAGGTCTTTCTGCACCAAGCCTTCTATGAGACGCGGCCAGAAGCGGGCGCCGTGGTTCATCTGCATTCGACTTGTGCCACTGCTCTGTCCTGCCTGGAAGACACCGATCCCAATGACTGTATTCCACCGCTTACACCATACGTGGTCATGCGTGTAGGCACGGTCAAACTTGTTCCATACGTTAAGCCGGGTGATCCGAAGTCCGGTGATTTGATCCGCGAACTGGGTGGGAAATTTAGTGCGGTTCTGTTGGCCAATCACGGGCCTGTCGTTTCAGGGAAGGATCTGTTCTCAGCGGTCTGTGCAGCAGAAGAGCTGGAAGAAACAGCCAAGTTACTCTTGGCACTGCGAGGTATGCCAACCCGAATGCTGGATGTAGCTCAAGCCGCAGAACTCAAAGATACTTTCGGAAGGATGTAATTGGTCACCCTGGGGGTGTGTGCAAACTTTTGGGAAAATCGTGCAAAATTATGCGCAAACGTTGCACAAAGTTATGGGCGAGCACACTTGAATTTCATAAATGAAATCAATAGCAGAAGCGTAGCGTTATGCGCACCTCATAAGTTTGCGTTGTTCGCCAAAAGTTTTGCGCTGCGCATTTGGCTGCAAAAGCGAGGAATTCAATCAGTTTTGGCGTAATCGTTGCGTTTATGGCGCTTTACGGCGCTCAACCCCGCAAAGAGCCTCCCTGAGGAACCTTGGGTTCGGCCCATTAGCTTGGATTCTCGCGAAGGTCTGCGATGCGTTTGCAGCAGGCTTTGCAAAGTTCGATCTGCGATCCAGAGACGTCTTTTAGTTTCTGCGCTTGCAGCCCAGATAGCGGCCTTTGCAAATTTACAAGAACGGATCAAAGGAAATTGCCTTTCACCAAACAACGAACATGCGGAGGTGAGGGCAATGAACTTTACCAGCAGGTGGCTCACTTCAATATCGTCAAACAAGGCGCCAGGTTGCACGAGAAGGTCTCGTGTTGGAAATAACTCAATGGCTACAACACAGGTGCGTGACTGCCACTTCCAGCTTGCAGCTGCATTTGGCGGGATCTAATCGCCTTATTCGGCCGATTGTCACCAAGTGTCGTCAGAACCTTCCTGGATACAGACTCATCATGGTCTGCACGTCCAGTTCACTCGAAAACGCAGCGGGATCACTCCAGATCACGTCATTAATATAGTCGCGTTCCGCG
The genomic region above belongs to Ruegeria sp. HKCCD4315 and contains:
- a CDS encoding adenylate/guanylate cyclase domain-containing protein; this translates as MEEVTRLTKWMITEGRRSGDPVKVVSQFCSSLVEAGVPLWRVNIGQRFANPLLIAWGVVWTPNGTDSYDVTHETTLTDGYVGSSFEYILANRKPLHKSLRQLDSETEHSSYLEFAEQGGTDYYATLLYYGDGSLHGCTFITQAPDGFSPEHLRLIEAVLPALSSALEPVTMRKSSKGLLRTYLGDGPSEAVWSGNIKRGERTTLDAVVMFSDLRGFTALSETSSEEEVFDTLSDYFDLVVKAVEDNGGDVLKFMGDGILSIFTVEAQKNHADRCRMAALAAQSVLSGLEVLNTRRDEFQKPPLDIGIGINVGQVSYGNIGSPGRLDFTVLGGAVNVASRIENLTKSIGQRVLATVAIASAAPNMFVSCGDHEIRGLAQPIELFFLTEGAQ
- a CDS encoding MarR family winged helix-turn-helix transcriptional regulator; amino-acid sequence: MKPEDETNEVYRFFTEVGIINQLISTKLEAFLPGRMTATQFGILGHLVRRPEGETPLQLSNAFQVPKTSMTHMLASLENHTLITLETNPKDKRSKIVRSTPHGAEFLKTCMDRMSTALGPVLSELGPEPFHESLPNLTLIRETLDSERD
- a CDS encoding nitroreductase family protein; translated protein: MPNRRRFLKILGGGTILAATGAVAFLATRTPHEALAPWTPKPYNDPRKAALSYAILAPNPHNLQPWLVEFVGQDKVRIHRDPDRELPETDPYHRQLYIGLGAFVETMVLAAGAQGFDTEVTLLPDGDDGPIAEAVFVPGGAPDPLSDQILNRHSNKEPYTEQRLSETEVSVLENYATLITDEDLVTRIRDLTKRAFEIEMRTPQTLKESVDLMRIGKAEINANPDGIELRDPMLETLRLTGLLDNETLMNVDHPGTQSHMRGYFAMLDATPQYAVLTTATNTRSDQLDAGRQLMRFYLKTTEMGLGVHPVSQALQEYPEMADEYVLAHELLASPGHTVQMLLRLGYGPEPIATPRWPLETRILNEA
- a CDS encoding GntR family transcriptional regulator, which encodes MKDQDAKTLSNTQRAVRDLRQMILSGELAAGTDHLESELAETLGMSRTPIREAALMLESKGLLEMRPRKGVRILPVSSDDMREIYDILTELESLAAQRAAEAGYSEDELAVLAGSIAKMDQAIEAEDLEAWAEADELFHQELVRLGGNKRVEAIVAMMSDQVRRARATTLFIRPLPVKSNEDHRVVFQAISEGRPGVARERHREHRLQAQAMLCGILEKHRLNSL
- a CDS encoding Gfo/Idh/MocA family protein — translated: MNTRKTIRVACVGAGYFSKFHYESWSRMPGAVPIASCNRDINKAKETGLTAYDDLSKMLEIEEPDLVDIILPPVAQADAIRTALRSGIKCLICQKPFCLSLDEAEKIVSEAELEGATIVVHENFRFQPWYRAIKQAMVEGRIGTPLQATFRLRPGDGQGPRAYLDRQPYFQEMPRFLVHETAVHWVDTFRFLFDAPSAVYADLRQVNPVISGEDAGYILFDHPNGLKALFDGNRCLDHSAENLRQTMGEALIEGTEGSLVLYGDGSVELRGFGKQERQQILPPSDHDGFGGDCVHALQSHVVSGLVKGTPLENTARNYLDVIRIEESIYLSAAEGRKINLETP
- a CDS encoding isocitrate/isopropylmalate dehydrogenase family protein, with the translated sequence MKKNYDVAVFHGDGIGPEIMAPTLEILRQLSRGSPSYELVFTDAPAGAGHYAKTGESFPVGSLETARDADAILLSAMGLPDVRYPDGTEISPQIDLRKQLGLFAGVRPVKVRSGQMTPLALPPGKEVDFVLIRESTEGLFFTQGAGEVTEHEARETLLITREVSEKLFRFAFELAQNRKRTGRGQGRVTCVDKANVFRAFAFFRSMFDAEAAHHPDLQADHAYVDATALWMVQKPWEFDVLVTENMFGDILSDLGAGLMGGLGLAPSADIGLNHAVFQPCHGSAPDIAGQGVANPFAMILSAAMMLEWLGLTHDNPGLSKDGERLREAVEKVTANGQNLTRDLGGTAGTQDAASSVLEAFRA
- a CDS encoding tripartite tricarboxylate transporter substrate binding protein gives rise to the protein MKLKLGRLAAAAVMATGIAGAAAAQDYPYRDITTAVVWGAGGGTDTINRMIMAEMEKHLPVSINVINQTGGVAGSNGMVYVMNQPDDGYTLVGLSESNVTAAVQGGWDKKFDFWYPFIVGGSPDLISVPAESPYNTLEELVDAAKAAPGTIPAAASGAGSIHHLNLLAIEKGSGAEFKFVPYKGSAPGQEAAIAGEVALVVTSLAEQAPLIEGGQLKPLAMLTPEDAQIAGVTVPSAFGIYDGLDQYLPLKQAIGFAVHSSAGDDVKAALGYAFEQAIASDTVAEWASANNYDVGGQHGEEAQELFANLEATFAYTLQDLGAATVDPASLGIEKP